CACAGTGGCAAGGCCGTTTTTACAGAAATAATAATCGTCTTCACCAAACGCTTTGTTTACTTTGGCCAGCTCGCGCACTTTGGTAATTTCCACGGCTTCGTCTTCATACACTACACCTTGTGGGATTTTTTCGGCCCATTTGTCCATGGCTTTTCCAATGGCTGTCATCATGGCGTGCGCTTCTTCTTTGCCTTCCACATAAACGGTGTGCGGTGACGAGCAGGCCGACTGTTCCCACATGATGGCATCGCGGGCAATCAGGCGGGCAGCTTCGTCCATGCCTTTTTTCATCAGCTCGTTTTTGTCCACCATTACAAAACTGTATTTGGGGCCGTATTCGATAAGTTTGCAGTGCAGTCCCAGGTTTTTTCGGTACGACCGGATGGTGTCGGCGCCGCCGTATGCAACAATGGCATCACACTGTTGTTTCAGGATGTTTTCAATACTTTCGGTGCCGCCTTTCCAGTTGATAAGTGCCATGGCTTTGTGTAACAGTCCGGTGTGGTCGAAATCGCGCAGGCTTTTAGCGAAAAGTACCGGGAAAACGGGGTCAACAGTGGACATTTTCATGATGTTGACGTTTTTGCTGACAAGCCCCTGAATCAGGCTGTCCACGCCGCCGACAAACACATTGCCGGCCGAAACATGGGTAATTACGCCGAGTGGTTCGGTTTTGATGTATCCTTTAAAATAGGGATTGTAAGTCCACTGGTTCAGATAATCTTTGTCGCCCAAATCTGCATTCAGGCGTGTCAGCATGCCGTCGCGACTTAAAAGCGAGCACATGGTTTTGATGCCTTCGGCAATCATCTCTTTACTGAAGCCGATGCGCGGGGGCAAAAATTCAAGGGCGGTTTTCCGGTAAGGATAATCTTCGTTTCGCCAGGCGTCGGCTACTTTGTCAAAGATTTCGATAATGGTGTCCACCTTTAGCTGAGCCACTTCTTTTTTCATTTTTTTGGCCCGGCTGACAATGTCGTGTACCTCTTGTTCGGTAACCTGGTCGGTTTTTACTATTTCACCGAAAATATAAAATTCCATGCTCATTTTTCTGCCTCCTTAATGTTTTTGTTGTTCGTGGGTTGCTTTTAAGAGTTCGGTGGCCGTAATGGCGCAGCCTTCATGTTTTTTCAGTCCGGCTCTGCCTTTCAGCTCAATATATTTTCCGGTTCGTCCGCAAGGGCACTGTGACCGGATGATGGCATAATCGGTAGAAAGGATGGACAGGGCCGGCTGGGCCAGGTTGTAAGGCGAAATAACATGCAACAGCCCTTTTTCGCCTTCGGGCAGCACTTCGAGAGTGCCGGGTTTTCTGGCAAAAGCCTGCGAATAAATGGGTACATGAAAATGGTGATGTTCGCAGGTAATGTACGGAACGCCGTGTTCCACAAATCCGTACACATCGCGGATGCGGCTTTCGCCGATGCCGAGATATTTTTCGGTAAGCATTGCAAACTCATCGAAAGGAATGGATTTTTTTTCGGCGGTTTTCCATCCTCCGGCAATAATCATCAGGCTGTCTTCGGGAAACTGAAACCGGATGTTTTCGGCCTGCATGTACAAAAGCGTATCGTAAATAAAAGCCGGAAAGCCGATGACCCGCAACGGAATACCGTCTTTTTGGAAATCGGAAAAGGCTTCCACACAACGTTTCTCGCTGAAAAAAGCTTTGCCCTGCTCGTCGGCATCAATGGCAAAAACTTTTTTGTGGGTGGGGGCAAAAGTCGAATACATCTGATGGGCATAAGCGGCTCCCTTGCCTTCGGATACCGCCGGCGAATAGGCAAAAATCAGATAATTGACTTCTTTGTCGCTTTTCAGTCCGTAACTCTCGATGATGCGTTCGCGCATGAGTGTCTGGCGCTGGTGCGAAGCTTTGTCCCACGAGATATGACTCTTTTGTCCGCTGGTGCCGCTGGACGTAAACGTGGCTTCCACTTCCGATTTGTCGATGGAAAGCAAATCGTACCATTTAAATGCTTCCACCAGCAGATGCGGAATGCGGGCAAGGTCGTCGGTGGTTTTTACCGTGTTGATGTCGAAATGCTCGGCGTCGCACAGGTTTTTATACATTTGATTGTGGGTGTAATGAAACATAAAAGCTTCTTTTACCGCTTCGAGAAAGATGCGGTCGGTCTCTTCGGTGTGATTCAGCGCATCTTTTATTTCGAATAATTGATCCAGATATTTCATGGGTTTATATTTTGTTTCCTTGTTTTTACAGACGTTATATAAAACTTTTTTTGTTGTTGACTATGATATCCTTTTCCATAAACTGATTTATTTTACTCTTTTGTCATTTAATCGTTTTACTTTGCCGGTGATGGGGCTTCGCGGTAATGTTCCCAGTTTTAGAAATTGAATGTTCAGCGAAACAAGCCCCATTTTTTCCCCTTCTTCAATATCGGAAATATTGGCTTCAATATTTTCTTTGATTTTTTCAGCCATTTTAGCTGATGTTTCCGGGTCAGACGACTCAATGAGCAAATCAATTTTCAGATTTCCGTTGGCGATGTCTTCCAAAACAAACTGGTAATTGGCGCTGATACCGTGGGTGGAAACATAATCGGAAAAGGATTTTTCCACTACGTCCATGGAGATATAGGCTCCCCCAATTTTAAAATCATCGCCCACTCTTCCTCCAATGCGGAAAGTAGGATTTTTATCACCACAGGTACACGGTTTTCCGGTCCATTCTGCCACATCGCCCAAACGATAGCGAATGATAGGCTGCGACAGGCGTTCAAGATTGGTAACCAGTACTTCGCCCGTTTCCCCCGGTTTACATACCCGGTTTTCATCAAAATTAAAAAGTTCTACAAACTGAAGATCTGAAGCCAGGTGATACTCATTGGAATCGCAATGGTCACATTGGTAACCAATGAGCCCGCAGTCGGCACTGGTATAGGCCAGCGATTCTATTTTAACCTGATTCCCAAAGGCTTTATGTACGTGATTACGGATCATATCACTCATGTGTTCACCAGCATAGCCGATAATTTTTACAAAATCAAGATTCAGGTTTTGCTGTAATATTTTGTCAGCGAGAATCACAAAAACGGTAGGCAGGCTCAGTAATACCGTTGGTTTAAATTCCATAATGTAAAACAGCATTTTGTCGAAATCGATGTTGGCAGAAATGGGTAGATGGTTGGCGCCAATCAG
The sequence above is drawn from the Candidatus Sulfidibacterium hydrothermale genome and encodes:
- a CDS encoding LuxE/PaaK family acyltransferase; protein product: MKYLDQLFEIKDALNHTEETDRIFLEAVKEAFMFHYTHNQMYKNLCDAEHFDINTVKTTDDLARIPHLLVEAFKWYDLLSIDKSEVEATFTSSGTSGQKSHISWDKASHQRQTLMRERIIESYGLKSDKEVNYLIFAYSPAVSEGKGAAYAHQMYSTFAPTHKKVFAIDADEQGKAFFSEKRCVEAFSDFQKDGIPLRVIGFPAFIYDTLLYMQAENIRFQFPEDSLMIIAGGWKTAEKKSIPFDEFAMLTEKYLGIGESRIRDVYGFVEHGVPYITCEHHHFHVPIYSQAFARKPGTLEVLPEGEKGLLHVISPYNLAQPALSILSTDYAIIRSQCPCGRTGKYIELKGRAGLKKHEGCAITATELLKATHEQQKH
- a CDS encoding phenylacetate--CoA ligase family protein: MFQHLSNKEALEKATSVFRYAKEHSAFYHDKFQAIPEASTYDSWQKIPILTKDELYNNSYPKSTRMLTLKLPLEGTIMTSTGGSTGLARYTMLTYDEWNRFLERQAEALRLMGISEKDVVANLFVAGSLWPSFIALHDNIRLIGANHLPISANIDFDKMLFYIMEFKPTVLLSLPTVFVILADKILQQNLNLDFVKIIGYAGEHMSDMIRNHVHKAFGNQVKIESLAYTSADCGLIGYQCDHCDSNEYHLASDLQFVELFNFDENRVCKPGETGEVLVTNLERLSQPIIRYRLGDVAEWTGKPCTCGDKNPTFRIGGRVGDDFKIGGAYISMDVVEKSFSDYVSTHGISANYQFVLEDIANGNLKIDLLIESSDPETSAKMAEKIKENIEANISDIEEGEKMGLVSLNIQFLKLGTLPRSPITGKVKRLNDKRVK